The Oryzias latipes chromosome 9, ASM223467v1 region gattcacaactatttaaatgatgaaatactcagaattatactcttaattttctttctgtttgtccTCATCACAAAAgtgctacaaaaacatgctaaaaaaaatcctaaaacaccattttcatgggagtgggtctatAATGTGCAGTAAATAATTAGATAGAGATATTTAGAACATGAATGAGGCAGAACAAATTCTTAATTTCTAAATTGAGAAACTACCACTACTGTTTTGTGCaggttggttttgtttgtttgttgccaAAATGAGttacaaaaatggcaagccaGAACGTGGGTCCATAGAGCAACAAGTGGGACGCAGGTCTATGCGCATGGAGGTTGTGACATCTGTCGGAGCTTCGCTGTTGTCTGGAAGGAGGATAACCATCTTTTCAAGCAGATAAGACGAGAGAGATGGACAGTGAGAAAACACTGAACACTGATGACGAAGAAGATTGATGGgacagacattttttcttttgtttgggccagatttcttctttctttttgtattcAACTGTCATTCAGACCAAGTGATATAAAAGAAACTCTGGTTACGGTTAGTGATAGGAACTTGTGAAAAGAATTCATTTTGAAAACTAATTATCTACGTTCTGTTATTAAAATTCTTCTGCTATTCTTTGCACCTCCTTGTCTATGTTCACTTTATCCTCATAGAGCTATTAACTCTTCTGAAATTGGTCCAGGGTTGTAGTTGAGTGATTTCCAGGTAGTTTTGGGTATTACAGCCTAACTCGTAGTGTTACAACATCATTACACAGTGATTAAAAATCAATGTGgaacaaaaatcaaacagagAACTAACGTTCCAAAAATCACACTATATGGGGGACTTTTCTACATTGAAGGTTACGTTCGGTATAATGGCAAACAAGTTCGACCAGCTGACATTGTTTTCATTGAAAGGCTGTTGTGTTCAAGTTCAGACATGAGGAGATTTTCTGGACTTCCCAAAATACACACACTCATGTGAACTGTGCAGCTACATCTTTTTTGGTAATTGGCGTATATATAGctcttttctacctacaaggcccgaagcgctttacagtcagagacccattcacccagtcacacacacattcacacactggtggcggctccgctgccgaacactggcggcaacctcccaccagaggcaaggtttTGCACTCTGGATCTTCTGTGTTAGATCCAATTTTATTAGAGCACACTTCAAATTACTTTAAAGGTTGTGAAACTTTATCTTTTTGTCGTTGCTAAAAGAAGGTAGTTGCTAGAGaagtattcaattcaattcaactttatttatataacccaaaatcccaacaacagtcgtctcaatgggctttgtacaGGTAATTATAAAGTAAACATGAGATCATAAGGATCATGAATATACAGAatcttttttagatttatttgatGACATTCTCTTACAACTTCTTCTTGGTGCGGGTTTGTGGCTGCTTGATTGCCTTCTCTACCCTGAAAACTGCACGCAGTTAGAAATGATAATTGATTATAGGATCACATTTTGAAAACTTCCTCTACAACagcataaaaaaaggatttctgatTTTCATTCTTTATCTTCTGAATTCTGCAAAGAGTTTAAAGGAGACATATCAGTCAAGAGTTTAATCCTTAAAAACTACAAGGCTTGTAGTTTTCTGGTTAAGTAAAGCACGCTTAAAAGCATATCTTCAAAATCAGAGAGGTGGGAAGCAACATGTGAAttcaaagagaaataaaaatccCCCTGATATTTATACATCAAGCCTTTCCTTTGTTTCCCCATGACTTCAGAAAAGAGGTGGGGCAGATTTTACACTTTATTAAGGTGCCCCAGCCTTCATCCTGACAGAGCCACGATGAAGGCAtcactgctgctctgtgctttccttttctttcacacCTGCTTTTCAAAACCAGTGAATCGACCCACCAACTGGCTCAGACAATGCCGTGCCTCCACCAACCTCTCCCTCACAGCCCTGGAGGTGCTGCCGGGTGGAGGCTGGGACAACCTGCGGAACATGGATATGGGACGAGTCATGAAATTTGGCTATTTCCAATGCCAGACCACTGAAGACGGGCTCTATCTTATCCCAGATGAGGTGTTTGTTGTTCCCTACAAAGAGACGGCCGTGGAGACCAGCTCAGAGATCATCAGTTCCTGGCTGGATCAGAAAGGCTCGACAGCTGCCTCCATAAACGCTGATGTTTCTGATCTCCCTAGGCTGAACGCCAAGTTTTCTGTTGAGATTACTAGGATGAAAACCCATCAGGTCAAGGACTCCTCAACTACAGCCAGAGTGcaagtgagtttttttttactttaagaagcaaaaattcatttaaaattgtAGGATTAGTGAcaattttttgtgctttgtcTTTGAGTTATTTCAATGTGAGCAAGGCAATAATCTATCAAATCTAACCCTGTATACCCGTTTTGTCTGAAGGTGCGAAACTTCATCTACTCGGTTAAGTCTTACCCAGACTTTGCTTTGGATTCCCGCTTTGCTCACCAAGTGAAAGAAATCGTCGACGCTATTGAAAACAACCAGACGAGGCGTGCCGACTACCTCTCAGAGAAGATGGTGTTGGACTTCGGCACTCATGTAATCACAAGTGTTGATGCTGGAGCTTCTTTGTCACAGGAAGACTACCTTCATTCCTCTTATGTCTCCGTCTCGGACAGATCCTTAATTAAATTGCAGGCCGGATTAAACTTTTATGACAAACTGAAGTTTGACATAAGCAGCAACTACACCCAAAAGAGTTCAACTCTTCAAAACTACCAGTCCAACATTACATACTCCATCATTCAAAGCCATGGAGGTGCCCCCTTTTATCCTGGTATCTCTCTGCAGAAGTGGCAAGAGAGCACCAAAAACAATTTGGTTGCCATCGACCGTTCAGGAGTCCCCCTCCACTATTTGATCAATAGCAATACAATACAAGATCTGCCACAGCCTACCCTTAACAAGGTGGCTCTGACAGTGAGTCAGGCCATAGAGCGTTACTACAGGATTAACACCCGCCCTGGCTGTGTCGACGTCACAGCCAAGAACTACAACTTCCAAGCTAATGTTGATGATAAGTCTTGTGAGGGTCCTGCCACAAACCTTAGCTTTGGGGGCGTCTACCAAGCGTGCACAGAACTGAGCTCAGATGCAGGTCCACTGTGTGAAGAACTGGCCCAGAAAAATCCAATTACAGGGGACTTTTCCTGCCGCTACCCTTACACCCCATTGTTATTGCGGTCAGAAGTAAGACAGGAGGGTTACACAACTCGTGACTGCTATGACATCATTTATTCATGTGGATTTCTGTATTTGTATACTTGCCAGAGAGAACAATGTCAGGACAACTACAGTGTACGCAGTGCTCGCATTTTGACCTACTGGTGCTCTGTTAATGGGACAGCCCCAGAAAATTCTGGGTATCTGTTTGGGGGCATTTACAGCCCATCCTCTCCAAATCCCATTACCAATGCCAAAAGCTGCCCTGCAAACTACATCTCTTTGAAATTTCTTTCAGATGGCCAAAGGATCTGTGTGAGTCAAGACTATGAATTGGCGAACAATTTTTCTGTCCCATTTGGAGGTCTGTTCAGTTGTGAATCAGTCAACCCTCTGGCAAACAACCAACGCAGGTGCCCTCCCGGGTACAGCCAACACCTTGGGACAGTCAGCAATGGTTGTGAAATCCTTTACTGCGTCCAGTCAGGGTTGTTTACTGGTGGTGAACTACTACCAATCCACCTGCCCCCCTTTACGAAAGCCCCACTGGTTAGCATGCAAGCAACCAACACTGTGATGGTAATGACTAAAGGAGACAATAGCTCGGTCCACGTTGGGGGGACAAAAGCATGGAAACTGGCCAAACCAGAAGAAATCAATACAATTTTGAAAGAGATTCACCCAGAGCTGATTGAGATGTCGAGCAGGCATTTTGAGAGATTGGTTTGATGGTGCTGATTGTCATTGTGGTGGTGGTTctgagaaggaggaggagggggtctCATTTTAAAACAGGAGAGTTTGAGGAAATACCTGCTGGTCTGGAGAGGGCAACAGAGCAGGAAGTGGCTTAAAACTGAGGTTATGCTGGagacaaacaggtttttattttctttactttcattTTCTTGCTGTTCACGTTAGCATTTTCTCTCTCCAGAATCGTTTTCTTTGAAGCAATAGATatttctttcattaaaaatgttttatattgaaGGGACTTGTGTACTTTTTCAATAAGGGGAAGTTCTGAGGTATGTGCAAACTTCAACATGAATGATTGCTGCCATAATGTGGCCAAGAGTCATAATTCCATGTAATAGACACCAACATATCTTTTATGAACATTGTTTTATGCAAGTAGAAAACATCAGTTGCTTTCTAACAATCTACTCACTCAAAATATGTATACTCaattttgtatattttgttaTAACCTAATAAATATAAGATTTTGTTCTtgattgaaattattaaaaataaaatgtatgttaCCTCCTTTTGTTATTGTGGGAACCTTAATAAAGATGCCTAATCAGTTGGATGTTATGCCACTTCTTTGTAAGCACTgacctctttaaaaaaaaacaacatatttagtccaacagacaacacacacatgcatgcatctTCACACTGACACATTTCCAGTTGAAGAGCTCCAaccaatgtttttctttgctcgAGTCTGCATAGAACTCTTcctcccccacacacacatgcagcaaacacagatctgAGAGGGATTTACAGAACTGGGACTACATCTTGAATATAAACTCATTCAGGCTGCACAGATTCAAAAAGGCCTTCAGGGTaaagagaggaagagggagaGAGCTGCAGACATGCAGAGATCCTCCCTCCTTTTCAGGAGGAGAGAAAAGACGGAAGAGTGCACCCACAGGCTTTCAGCACAGACGGTCGGCCATACTGAAGCTTTCTCAGTTGGAGTATGGAGGGATCCAGGAATTCAAACAAACTTGTACTTCAGCTGTAATTTTCTGCTGAGCCACCGACAGCTAAATAGAGAAGAAAACGGAGGATCAAGAGAAAGAGATCATTGCAAAGTCAAGGCTTCTGCAAAATAACAGCTGACAAAAGAAGATATTtttgaaggacaaaaagaaaatgtatgagTCCATTCTGCTCTATGGTTCCTCTCTGGGATGTTGTTTTGAACATGGTAATTGtgacaggatttaaaaaaaacatagaggATTAACCCCTTGatgtctgaatttatttccaaggataaaaacaaaacttcatttatgtttttacttttaagtaGGTGCTAAATAATCCTTAATATTGTGTTCAGGTCAAAATCGACCCATTTTCCCACTTGAAAACAGGTCAATTTTGACTCACATACAATATAAGGGTCAAGTTAGAAGAGGGATCCATGTGATATATATTGTCATCAATTTGGACTCAAGAGCCTATAACTCGAGTTTAATGGTCAGCTTGGAGAACATAAATTTTTTtgacacatatttttaaaaatcaagggaaaaaaacaaaattttcaccCTTCATTGTACTTTGTTCAACTAGGTAACCATGTCAGCTGGAAGACAGCAGTGGGAGAGTTTTGTCTTGTTTGCACAGGCTTTGTTGCTTGTTCTGGGGGTCCACAGGGTCCAGGCCTGTCGGACTGGCACAGGACCAGAGTGTGAGAAAGCTCCTTTTGTTCCTGGCCACAACCTTG contains the following coding sequences:
- the LOC101165946 gene encoding macrophage-expressed gene 1 protein-like; the encoded protein is MKASLLLCAFLFFHTCFSKPVNRPTNWLRQCRASTNLSLTALEVLPGGGWDNLRNMDMGRVMKFGYFQCQTTEDGLYLIPDEVFVVPYKETAVETSSEIISSWLDQKGSTAASINADVSDLPRLNAKFSVEITRMKTHQVKDSSTTARVQVRNFIYSVKSYPDFALDSRFAHQVKEIVDAIENNQTRRADYLSEKMVLDFGTHVITSVDAGASLSQEDYLHSSYVSVSDRSLIKLQAGLNFYDKLKFDISSNYTQKSSTLQNYQSNITYSIIQSHGGAPFYPGISLQKWQESTKNNLVAIDRSGVPLHYLINSNTIQDLPQPTLNKVALTVSQAIERYYRINTRPGCVDVTAKNYNFQANVDDKSCEGPATNLSFGGVYQACTELSSDAGPLCEELAQKNPITGDFSCRYPYTPLLLRSEVRQEGYTTRDCYDIIYSCGFLYLYTCQREQCQDNYSVRSARILTYWCSVNGTAPENSGYLFGGIYSPSSPNPITNAKSCPANYISLKFLSDGQRICVSQDYELANNFSVPFGGLFSCESVNPLANNQRRCPPGYSQHLGTVSNGCEILYCVQSGLFTGGELLPIHLPPFTKAPLVSMQATNTVMVMTKGDNSSVHVGGTKAWKLAKPEEINTILKEIHPELIEMSSRHFERLV